Proteins encoded within one genomic window of Bacteroidales bacterium:
- the pbpC gene encoding penicillin-binding protein 1C, whose protein sequence is MIRYLKKKWWILLLICFAVSFWFSLPEPLFREPTSTVMEDKYGNLMCARIASDGQWRFPQNSDVPDKFSKSLILFEDRYFYLHNGLNPVAMFKAVIRNIRSGKVVSGGSTITMQIIRLSRKGQARTIKEKIIETFLAVRLELTYSKKEIMGLYAANAPFGGNVVGLDAASWRYFGKKSVQLSWAEAATLAVLPNSPSLVFPGKNREKLKEKRDKLLRRLYDNKDITEDEFVLARHEPLPGKPYPLPQRSIHLLDRAIKENWMGKRIKTTLDGNIQAVVNSIVERYHKKYQANNVQNAAVLILETETGHVLAYVGNTNEPQHPEYGCQVDLITAPRSTGSILKPFLYAAMLNDGQLLPASLVADIPIQLGSFIPENYNYTYDGAVPAKKALSRSLNVPAVKMLQAYGTVRFNNMLKKVGLTTLQKPPSHYGLAIILGGAEANLWDLAGAYASMARTLNHYQAYNSMYSKDDFHSASYLYKETAKKTHGTDNSSVLSASSIWFTFEAMNEVSRPDEDAGWQEFSSSAKIAWKTGTSYGSRDAWAIGCNPKYVVAVLVGNSGGEGRPGMTGLTYAAPIMFEAFKLLKPQGWFYAPYDDMIQLSVCRKSGFKATQLCEEADTVWVQKKGEQTKNCPYHQLVLTDATGKWRVNSDCEALSNMVYKNWFVLPPVMEYFYKSKNPFYKTLPPYREDCLPAESSNEAIDMIYPKNNTRVYIPVDLNGERQKVVFKAAHSNAAIKIYWYLDKIFIGVTSDFHNVGLAPEAGKHSLTLVDEKGQSLSVNFEVIDKK, encoded by the coding sequence ATGATAAGGTATTTAAAGAAAAAATGGTGGATTTTATTGCTGATATGTTTTGCAGTAAGTTTTTGGTTTTCTCTTCCCGAGCCTCTTTTTCGTGAGCCGACCTCAACAGTAATGGAAGACAAATACGGCAACCTGATGTGCGCACGTATAGCCTCGGACGGGCAATGGCGTTTTCCTCAAAATTCCGACGTACCTGATAAGTTTTCAAAATCCCTGATATTGTTCGAAGACAGATATTTTTATTTGCATAACGGACTGAATCCTGTGGCCATGTTTAAAGCCGTAATAAGGAATATCAGGTCAGGAAAAGTTGTAAGCGGGGGCAGCACCATCACCATGCAAATTATCAGGCTTTCAAGAAAAGGACAGGCAAGAACTATTAAAGAAAAAATAATAGAGACCTTCCTGGCTGTAAGATTAGAGTTAACATATAGCAAAAAGGAAATCATGGGCTTATATGCTGCCAATGCTCCTTTTGGCGGAAATGTAGTAGGTCTTGATGCGGCTTCATGGCGTTATTTTGGAAAAAAATCCGTACAGCTTAGCTGGGCCGAAGCAGCCACACTGGCGGTGTTGCCCAACAGTCCATCGCTGGTTTTTCCCGGAAAAAACCGAGAAAAGCTGAAGGAAAAAAGAGATAAATTACTCCGGCGTTTGTATGACAATAAAGACATCACGGAAGACGAATTTGTTTTAGCCCGGCACGAGCCGCTTCCGGGCAAACCCTATCCTTTGCCGCAGCGTTCAATACACCTGCTCGACAGGGCTATAAAAGAAAATTGGATGGGAAAAAGAATTAAAACCACTCTGGATGGAAATATTCAGGCGGTGGTAAATTCAATAGTAGAAAGATACCACAAAAAATATCAGGCCAATAATGTTCAAAATGCTGCCGTTCTGATACTTGAAACAGAAACGGGCCATGTGCTGGCTTATGTAGGCAATACGAACGAACCTCAGCATCCGGAATATGGCTGCCAGGTTGACCTGATTACCGCCCCAAGAAGCACAGGAAGTATTTTAAAACCTTTTTTATATGCTGCCATGCTTAACGACGGGCAATTGTTGCCGGCATCGCTGGTTGCAGACATTCCTATACAATTGGGAAGTTTTATTCCCGAGAATTATAATTATACCTACGACGGAGCAGTTCCCGCCAAAAAAGCCTTGTCTCGCTCACTCAATGTTCCTGCCGTTAAAATGCTTCAGGCTTATGGAACAGTGAGGTTTAACAATATGTTGAAAAAGGTCGGCCTTACAACATTACAAAAACCTCCGTCACATTACGGCTTGGCGATAATTCTTGGAGGCGCAGAAGCAAATTTATGGGACCTTGCCGGAGCCTATGCCAGCATGGCACGTACGCTGAACCATTATCAGGCTTACAACTCCATGTATTCAAAAGATGATTTCCACTCCGCCAGTTATTTATATAAAGAAACGGCAAAAAAAACTCATGGGACAGATAACTCCTCTGTGTTAAGTGCATCATCCATCTGGTTTACATTCGAGGCCATGAATGAAGTGTCGCGCCCCGATGAAGATGCCGGGTGGCAGGAGTTTTCTTCTTCTGCAAAGATTGCATGGAAAACAGGCACCAGCTATGGCAGCCGTGACGCCTGGGCCATTGGCTGCAACCCAAAGTATGTTGTGGCTGTATTGGTGGGAAATTCCGGCGGAGAAGGAAGGCCGGGAATGACAGGGCTTACTTATGCAGCGCCCATCATGTTCGAAGCCTTTAAATTATTAAAACCACAGGGATGGTTTTATGCTCCTTATGACGACATGATACAGCTATCGGTTTGCCGCAAAAGCGGGTTTAAGGCTACACAGTTATGTGAAGAAGCGGACACGGTTTGGGTGCAAAAAAAAGGCGAACAAACAAAGAACTGTCCTTATCATCAGCTCGTTTTAACGGATGCCACCGGAAAATGGAGGGTGAACAGCGATTGTGAAGCGCTAAGCAATATGGTTTATAAAAATTGGTTTGTTCTTCCGCCTGTCATGGAATATTTTTACAAATCGAAAAATCCGTTTTACAAAACTTTGCCCCCATACAGGGAAGATTGCCTGCCTGCAGAATCTTCAAACGAAGCCATTGATATGATATATCCTAAAAACAACACCCGTGTCTATATCCCGGTTGACCTGAACGGGGAACGGCAAAAAGTAGTGTTTAAAGCAGCACACAGCAATGCCGCAATTAAAATATACTGGTACCTTGATAAAATATTTATCGGAGTAACTTCTGATTTTCATAATGTCGGTTTGGCTCCCGAAGCGGGAAAACACAGCCTTACACTTGTAGATGAAAAAGGACAAAGTTTATCGGTGAATTTTGAAGTTATTGATAAGAAATAA
- a CDS encoding DUF362 domain-containing protein: protein MKKLFIGLVVFFTITKIFAQADSSVVYFTKNISPDGLLKVFSYVEHEVQGKIGFKVHFGEEGNKNFLSPELMKPLVQKLDATFVETNVLYVSKRRYTASHIALAKEHGFTYAPIDILDSNEDTAIITDMKHYKKVLTGSHFYNYDSYVICSHFKGHSSAGFGGAIKNVGMGMASVAGKMALHASDVPKTSPEKCIGCGACVSQCPAGAITINPLTIDKNKCISCGKCIGVCPVQSFSIPWGSTEENVFLERLVEYAKALSGQRKMIYINVLANISRSCDCSGNAPKPFLEDIGILVSTDIVAIEQASHDLVDKACKCDDAFVKAGNPSGKHQIEYAASLKMGNKEYKLVDIDK, encoded by the coding sequence ATGAAGAAACTATTCATTGGCCTTGTTGTTTTTTTTACTATTACAAAAATTTTTGCACAAGCCGATTCCTCTGTTGTATATTTCACTAAAAACATTAGTCCCGATGGTTTGTTAAAGGTTTTTTCTTATGTAGAGCATGAAGTTCAGGGTAAAATAGGGTTTAAAGTCCATTTCGGGGAAGAAGGTAATAAGAATTTTCTTTCTCCCGAATTGATGAAGCCTCTGGTGCAAAAACTTGATGCCACGTTTGTAGAAACCAATGTGCTGTATGTAAGCAAACGCAGATACACAGCATCTCATATTGCTCTTGCAAAAGAACATGGGTTTACTTATGCGCCTATTGATATTCTTGACTCAAATGAAGATACTGCCATTATCACGGATATGAAGCATTACAAAAAAGTGTTGACAGGTTCTCATTTTTACAATTATGACAGCTATGTCATCTGTTCACACTTCAAAGGCCATAGCAGTGCGGGTTTTGGTGGGGCGATAAAAAATGTGGGAATGGGCATGGCTTCGGTGGCGGGGAAAATGGCGCTGCATGCATCTGATGTTCCCAAAACTTCACCAGAAAAATGTATAGGCTGCGGAGCCTGTGTGAGCCAGTGTCCCGCGGGAGCCATAACTATTAACCCTCTTACCATTGATAAAAATAAATGCATTAGCTGCGGAAAGTGTATTGGGGTTTGCCCCGTGCAGTCGTTTTCTATACCATGGGGATCAACCGAAGAAAATGTTTTTCTGGAACGCCTGGTTGAATATGCCAAAGCCCTCAGCGGGCAGAGAAAAATGATATACATTAATGTGCTGGCAAATATTTCCAGGTCTTGCGATTGTTCCGGCAATGCCCCCAAGCCTTTCCTGGAAGATATTGGAATTTTGGTTTCCACAGATATAGTTGCTATAGAACAAGCCAGCCACGATTTGGTTGATAAGGCCTGCAAATGCGATGACGCTTTTGTGAAAGCGGGTAATCCCAGCGGAAAACACCAGATTGAGTACGCTGCCAGCCTGAAGATGGGGAATAAAGAATATAAACTTGTTGATATTGATAAATAG
- the dtd gene encoding D-aminoacyl-tRNA deacylase has protein sequence MRVVIQRVNEAAVLINNSEKRSIGKGLLVLLGIEDTDTNEDIEWLCGKIARLRIFNDEQDVMNLSVCDISGEVMVISQFTLHASTKKGNRPSYIRAAKPETAIPLYEKFLQALKTEIQQTVVSGEFGAYMQVSLVNDGPVTIIIDSKNKS, from the coding sequence ATGAGAGTTGTCATTCAACGTGTAAATGAAGCGGCGGTGCTGATAAATAATTCCGAAAAAAGAAGTATCGGCAAGGGGTTGCTTGTGCTGCTTGGTATTGAGGATACCGACACAAATGAAGACATTGAATGGCTCTGTGGGAAAATTGCACGCCTACGGATCTTTAATGATGAACAGGACGTGATGAACCTTTCGGTTTGCGATATCTCCGGCGAAGTGATGGTGATAAGCCAGTTTACCCTGCATGCCAGCACCAAAAAAGGCAACAGGCCTTCTTATATCCGTGCTGCCAAACCAGAAACTGCTATACCGCTGTACGAAAAGTTTCTTCAAGCGTTAAAAACAGAAATACAACAAACTGTTGTAAGTGGTGAATTTGGGGCATATATGCAGGTTTCGCTTGTGAATGACGGACCAGTAACTATAATTATTGACAGCAAGAATAAAAGCTGA
- a CDS encoding fumarate hydratase, which yields MPEFFYEKPFQIEKDTTRYRLLTKDFVQLTEAGGRKILKVDPKGLELLAKEAIFDLSFFLRTSHLERCAKILDDPEASDNDRFVAYTMLKNTVISAKGELPWCQDTGTAIIIGKKGEQVWTGVNDAEYLSKGIFTTYQEKNLRYSQVVPFTMFEEKNSGTNLPAQIDIYSTEGDSYSFLFITKGGGSANKTFLYQQTKSLLNDASLTKFVKDKIKELGTSACPPYHLAFVIGGTSAETNLKAVKEASAGYYDHLPTTGNASGRAFRDIEWEKKIEKICQEYGVGAQFGGKYFAHDVRVIRMPRHAASCPVGMGVSCSADRNIKAYINKDGIFLEELEKNPERFMPAQAPELEKAVEINLDRPMKEILAELTKYPVKTRLSLTGTLIVARDIAHAQIKKLIDEGKPMPEYFKNHPIYYAGPAKTPKGMPSGSFGPTTAGRMDSYVDLFQSLGGSLVMLAKGNRNRAVIDACKKYGGFFLGSIGGPAAVLAAENIKSVELVDFEDFGMEAIRKIRVENMPAFILTDDKGNDFFDEYNK from the coding sequence ATGCCAGAATTTTTTTATGAAAAACCTTTTCAGATCGAAAAGGACACAACACGATACAGGTTACTTACCAAAGATTTTGTTCAACTTACTGAAGCAGGCGGAAGAAAAATACTTAAAGTGGACCCGAAAGGGTTGGAACTACTGGCAAAAGAAGCAATTTTTGACTTGTCTTTTTTCCTGAGAACTTCCCATCTTGAAAGATGTGCCAAAATTCTTGATGACCCTGAAGCCTCGGACAACGACCGCTTTGTGGCTTACACCATGCTTAAGAATACTGTGATTTCGGCTAAGGGAGAACTTCCCTGGTGTCAGGATACCGGAACGGCTATCATAATTGGGAAAAAAGGCGAGCAGGTGTGGACCGGTGTCAATGATGCCGAATACCTTTCAAAAGGAATATTTACAACATACCAGGAGAAAAATCTGCGATATTCACAGGTTGTCCCTTTTACTATGTTTGAAGAAAAAAACAGCGGCACCAACCTGCCTGCACAGATAGATATTTATTCAACCGAAGGAGATTCGTATTCATTTCTATTTATCACCAAAGGTGGCGGATCGGCAAACAAAACCTTTCTTTATCAACAAACAAAATCATTGTTAAACGACGCATCCCTGACAAAATTTGTCAAAGACAAGATCAAAGAACTCGGCACTTCTGCCTGTCCGCCTTATCATTTAGCTTTTGTCATAGGCGGCACTTCTGCCGAAACCAACCTGAAAGCCGTTAAAGAAGCGTCTGCCGGTTATTACGATCATCTGCCCACTACGGGTAATGCCAGCGGACGTGCTTTTCGCGATATAGAATGGGAGAAAAAAATTGAAAAAATATGCCAGGAATATGGTGTGGGCGCACAATTCGGAGGAAAATATTTTGCGCACGATGTAAGAGTTATCCGGATGCCGCGGCATGCTGCTTCGTGCCCGGTAGGCATGGGCGTGAGCTGCAGCGCCGACAGAAATATTAAAGCATACATCAATAAAGATGGCATTTTCCTTGAAGAACTTGAGAAAAATCCCGAACGCTTTATGCCGGCACAAGCCCCGGAACTTGAAAAAGCTGTTGAAATAAATCTTGACAGGCCGATGAAAGAAATTCTTGCCGAACTGACTAAATATCCGGTAAAGACAAGGCTTAGCCTGACAGGAACTCTTATCGTTGCCAGGGACATTGCTCATGCACAGATAAAGAAACTTATTGATGAAGGCAAACCTATGCCGGAGTATTTTAAGAACCACCCGATATATTATGCCGGACCAGCAAAAACCCCAAAAGGAATGCCCTCGGGTAGTTTCGGGCCCACCACGGCCGGAAGAATGGATTCGTATGTGGATTTGTTTCAAAGTTTGGGAGGCTCTTTGGTAATGCTCGCAAAAGGCAACCGCAACAGGGCGGTGATTGACGCATGTAAAAAATACGGAGGGTTTTTCCTGGGTTCTATTGGAGGACCAGCGGCGGTACTGGCAGCCGAAAATATTAAATCGGTAGAGTTAGTGGATTTTGAAGACTTTGGCATGGAAGCCATCCGAAAAATAAGGGTGGAAAATATGCCAGCTTTTATTCTTACCGACGACAAAGGAAATGACTTTTTTGACGAATACAATAAATAA
- a CDS encoding class I SAM-dependent methyltransferase, with protein MNFKIIPATGWSDYELIDTGGYEKLERFGDYFLIRPEPQACWDKSMPNAGWEKTAHAKFVKASSKDSQSEKGKWKFLKKMQEQWYINYSNKNMHLRFRLGLTAFKHVGIFPEQAENWNYIYDTILEQKDFRPKVLNLFAYTGGASLAACAAGAEVTHVDAVRQVVNWSRENMEASKLDGIRWLVDDTMKFAKRELRRGNKYHGIILDPPAYGRGPEGEKWVLEDEINELIKICALLLEEQKSFLVLNLYSMGFSALVADNLLSSILFKCRGDLPGTMRSIITPTLTKEFGELYISDSFGKNLPLGTFFRMRTL; from the coding sequence TTGAATTTTAAAATTATTCCGGCAACCGGCTGGAGTGATTACGAACTAATTGATACCGGAGGTTATGAAAAATTAGAACGTTTTGGCGATTATTTTCTCATACGCCCCGAGCCGCAGGCATGCTGGGATAAGTCAATGCCAAATGCCGGCTGGGAAAAAACGGCTCATGCAAAATTTGTAAAAGCATCCTCCAAAGACAGCCAGAGTGAAAAAGGGAAATGGAAGTTTCTGAAAAAAATGCAGGAGCAATGGTATATAAATTACTCCAATAAAAATATGCACCTGCGCTTTCGCCTGGGATTAACTGCTTTCAAACATGTGGGCATTTTCCCCGAGCAGGCCGAAAACTGGAATTATATTTACGATACAATTCTTGAACAAAAAGATTTTCGCCCAAAAGTGCTCAACCTTTTTGCCTATACCGGCGGCGCTTCGCTGGCTGCCTGTGCTGCAGGTGCCGAAGTAACCCATGTGGATGCTGTAAGGCAGGTGGTGAACTGGTCGCGTGAAAATATGGAAGCAAGTAAACTCGACGGCATACGCTGGCTGGTGGACGATACCATGAAATTTGCGAAGCGTGAGCTAAGGCGCGGAAACAAATACCACGGAATAATCCTTGACCCTCCGGCTTATGGCCGCGGCCCGGAAGGAGAGAAGTGGGTACTTGAAGATGAGATAAATGAACTGATAAAAATTTGCGCACTGCTGCTTGAAGAACAAAAATCTTTTCTTGTATTAAATCTTTATTCTATGGGATTTTCAGCGCTTGTGGCCGACAACTTGCTCAGTTCAATTTTGTTTAAGTGTCGGGGTGACTTGCCTGGGACAATGCGCAGCATAATCACCCCGACACTAACAAAAGAGTTTGGCGAGCTTTATATTTCGGATAGTTTTGGAAAAAATCTTCCCTTGGGAACTTTTTTCAGGATGAGAACTTTATAA
- a CDS encoding serpin family protein, with protein MKTIKILAATSLSALILVFSCKTSKTQMKEKSVEPTETATSGNISENNNLFALELYKNIGMKQANLFYSPYSISTALAMTFTGAHGKTESQMRTVMHFETNGATFYEKYHKLINEINAINDGKTINIYTANSIWAQKDFKLLSSFTDVLKNSYNTTAYNVDFVKQPEPSRLEINKWVEQQTNEKIKDLIQPGLIDYLTRLVLVNAIYFKANWEVAFDEKETRQMTFRPDETSEVSCDFMFAEKDFKFYEQEDGLKAIEIPYSQGKMSMLIILPGNNNGFDLLKKNMDMSFYNTINKSLSTTKVKLYLPKFKFTSDFELSDILVQMGMTDAFFDRADFSGMTGKKDLKISKVIHKAFVEVNESGTEAAAATAVVMRIKSMPVKQPEFRADHPFMFIIKENTNNGILFAGDVYDPTK; from the coding sequence ATGAAAACGATAAAAATTTTAGCAGCAACATCCCTGTCGGCACTGATACTCGTTTTTTCGTGCAAAACAAGCAAAACACAAATGAAAGAAAAATCTGTTGAACCAACTGAAACAGCTACCTCCGGGAATATTTCAGAAAATAACAATTTGTTTGCCCTGGAACTTTACAAAAATATTGGCATGAAACAGGCAAATTTATTTTATTCGCCCTACAGTATTTCTACTGCTTTGGCTATGACTTTTACCGGTGCGCACGGAAAAACCGAAAGCCAGATGAGAACCGTCATGCATTTTGAAACCAATGGTGCAACTTTTTATGAAAAATATCACAAATTGATTAATGAAATTAATGCCATTAATGACGGAAAAACAATAAACATCTATACGGCCAATTCTATCTGGGCACAAAAAGACTTTAAATTACTTAGCTCGTTTACCGATGTGCTGAAAAACAGTTACAACACCACAGCCTATAATGTTGATTTTGTTAAACAACCTGAACCAAGCAGGCTTGAAATCAACAAATGGGTGGAGCAACAAACCAATGAAAAAATTAAAGACCTAATACAACCCGGGCTTATTGATTATCTCACGCGCCTGGTGCTAGTCAATGCCATATATTTCAAGGCAAACTGGGAAGTGGCTTTTGATGAAAAAGAAACCCGGCAGATGACGTTCAGGCCTGATGAAACGTCAGAAGTCAGCTGTGATTTTATGTTTGCAGAAAAAGATTTTAAATTTTATGAACAAGAAGACGGCCTTAAAGCAATTGAAATTCCTTACTCTCAAGGGAAAATGTCTATGCTTATAATTCTGCCGGGAAATAACAACGGCTTTGATTTGCTGAAGAAAAATATGGATATGTCTTTCTATAACACAATAAACAAAAGCCTTTCCACAACCAAAGTGAAACTTTACCTGCCTAAATTTAAGTTTACTTCCGATTTTGAATTAAGTGATATTCTTGTGCAAATGGGCATGACCGATGCTTTTTTCGACAGAGCAGATTTTTCGGGCATGACCGGGAAAAAAGACCTTAAAATCAGCAAGGTAATTCACAAAGCTTTTGTAGAGGTGAATGAATCGGGTACCGAAGCTGCTGCTGCTACCGCCGTGGTGATGCGCATAAAATCAATGCCGGTGAAGCAGCCCGAATTCAGGGCCGACCATCCGTTCATGTTCATCATAAAAGAAAACACCAACAACGGTATTTTGTTTGCCGGAGACGTTTATGACCCCACAAAGTAA
- the uvrC gene encoding excinuclease ABC subunit UvrC: MISLKENITQIIKSLPGKAGVYQFFNNKGVIIYIGKAKNLKKRVSSYFKNDINQSGKLKVLVKNIVDIQYIVVDNEYEALLLENNLIKKYQPRYNVLLKDDKTYPWICIKNEKFPRVFPTRRIIKDGSDYFGPYASGRMMNTMLDLIFQIFQLRTCNYNLSEENIARKKYRVCLKYHIGNCKGPCEGLQNETEYNETISGIKEIIKGNINSVQHQLKSAMKKFADAYEFEKAQLVKEKIELLQKYQSKSTVVSTSISNVDVFSILEDNDTAYVNFLKVVNGAIVQAHTVELRKHLDESPAQLLEYAIADLRERLHSNSGEIILPFRPDVPFHDVKITVPKKGDKKKLLELSEKNARYFKLDKEKQKELVDPDRHVNRIMQQAMNDLHLGELPDHIECFDNSNTQGTHPVAALVVFKNARPEKSEYRHYNIKTVEGPNDFASMEEVVYRRYKRLLEENKPLPRLIVVDGGKGQLSSAVKSLEKLGLKGKIAVIGIAKKLEEIYFPGDNIPLYIDKKSETLKLIQQIRDEAHRFGITHHRQKREKATIKSVLTDIDGIGYKTVQKLLRKFKSVHNIENAGYEELKNTVGKQKTEILKNYFKKKT, from the coding sequence GTGATTTCTCTTAAAGAAAATATTACTCAAATAATAAAAAGCCTTCCCGGCAAGGCAGGAGTGTATCAGTTTTTTAATAACAAGGGTGTTATTATTTACATCGGCAAAGCAAAAAACCTGAAAAAACGTGTTTCAAGCTATTTTAAAAACGACATAAATCAAAGCGGGAAACTTAAAGTTCTCGTTAAAAATATTGTTGATATTCAATATATTGTTGTTGACAATGAATACGAAGCCTTGTTGCTCGAAAACAACCTGATAAAAAAATATCAGCCCCGTTACAATGTTTTGCTGAAAGATGACAAAACCTATCCGTGGATATGTATTAAGAATGAAAAATTTCCCAGAGTATTTCCAACCCGGCGTATTATTAAAGACGGTTCGGATTATTTCGGGCCTTATGCTTCGGGTCGAATGATGAACACCATGCTGGATTTGATTTTTCAGATTTTTCAGCTTCGTACCTGCAACTACAATCTTTCTGAAGAAAACATTGCCAGAAAAAAATACAGGGTTTGCCTCAAATATCATATTGGAAACTGCAAAGGCCCTTGCGAAGGCTTGCAAAATGAAACCGAATACAATGAAACCATCTCAGGGATTAAGGAAATCATCAAAGGAAACATAAATTCCGTTCAACATCAGCTGAAATCGGCTATGAAAAAATTTGCCGATGCTTACGAATTTGAAAAAGCACAGCTTGTCAAAGAAAAAATTGAGCTGCTACAGAAATATCAAAGTAAATCCACGGTTGTCAGCACTTCTATAAGCAATGTGGATGTGTTTAGTATTCTCGAAGACAATGACACTGCTTATGTAAATTTTCTGAAGGTTGTAAACGGAGCCATTGTTCAGGCACATACTGTGGAACTTCGCAAACACTTAGATGAATCTCCCGCCCAACTGCTTGAATATGCAATTGCCGACCTGCGTGAACGACTGCATAGCAATTCGGGAGAAATCATCCTGCCTTTCCGGCCAGACGTTCCATTTCATGATGTAAAAATCACCGTTCCGAAAAAAGGAGATAAGAAAAAACTCCTTGAGCTTTCTGAAAAAAATGCACGTTATTTTAAACTCGACAAAGAAAAGCAGAAAGAACTTGTGGACCCGGACCGTCATGTAAACCGCATCATGCAACAGGCGATGAATGACCTTCACCTTGGGGAACTTCCCGACCATATTGAATGTTTCGACAACTCGAATACACAGGGGACACACCCTGTTGCAGCGCTTGTGGTGTTCAAAAATGCCCGCCCTGAAAAAAGTGAATACCGCCACTATAATATTAAAACTGTTGAAGGGCCCAATGATTTTGCTTCGATGGAAGAAGTTGTTTACAGGCGTTATAAAAGATTGTTGGAAGAAAACAAACCTCTGCCCAGGCTCATCGTTGTTGACGGGGGCAAGGGACAGCTTAGTTCTGCCGTCAAAAGCCTCGAAAAACTCGGGCTAAAAGGAAAAATCGCTGTCATTGGGATTGCAAAAAAACTGGAAGAAATTTATTTCCCGGGCGACAATATCCCACTATATATTGATAAAAAATCGGAAACTTTAAAACTTATACAACAAATAAGAGATGAAGCCCATCGTTTTGGCATCACTCATCACAGGCAAAAAAGAGAAAAAGCTACCATAAAATCCGTACTAACCGATATTGATGGCATAGGATACAAAACAGTTCAAAAACTCCTACGGAAATTCAAATCGGTTCATAACATTGAAAATGCCGGTTACGAAGAACTGAAAAATACTGTCGGGAAACAAAAAACAGAGATATTGAAAAACTATTTTAAAAAAAAGACTTAA
- a CDS encoding gliding motility lipoprotein GldH encodes MKKYLLLFTGVCFIMAGCSKNKIFEKYNKLDGYTWKKDNVIKFEVDIQDISVPYNIRLVIRHTSYYVYANIRVRITTTYPSGEQRHNEHNIFVRNTDGTFNGEGAGDLWDVFYNVSDKITFPVQGIYVFEIQNVMPLVATPNIMDVGLIVKKSR; translated from the coding sequence ATGAAAAAATACTTATTGTTGTTCACCGGAGTTTGTTTTATAATGGCAGGATGTTCAAAAAATAAAATTTTCGAAAAATATAACAAACTTGATGGTTACACATGGAAAAAAGATAATGTCATAAAATTTGAGGTGGATATTCAGGATATTTCTGTTCCATATAATATCAGGCTTGTCATAAGACATACTTCATATTATGTTTATGCCAATATACGAGTTAGAATTACTACCACTTATCCCAGTGGAGAACAAAGACACAACGAACATAACATATTTGTTAGAAATACAGACGGAACTTTTAATGGCGAAGGTGCGGGAGATTTGTGGGATGTTTTTTATAATGTATCTGACAAAATTACATTTCCTGTTCAGGGCATTTATGTTTTCGAAATTCAAAATGTTATGCCATTGGTAGCTACTCCCAACATCATGGATGTCGGCTTGATAGTAAAAAAATCCAGGTGA
- a CDS encoding ribonuclease H family protein — protein MKKEKFYVVWQGRKPGIYRTWEKCLEQVEKHEGAKYKSFTSLAEAEKAFREDYGKYIKKNTQKTIPGEIKLAEKKPEMKSWSVDAAWNTKTGIMEYRGVETETGREIFHKGPYEDATNNIGEFLAVVHALALLKKKGINIPVYSDSSTAIKWVNDKKTKTKLIPSDKNAEIFDLINRAESWLQKNNYSNPLLKWDTKIWGEIPADFGRK, from the coding sequence ATGAAAAAAGAAAAGTTTTATGTGGTGTGGCAAGGCAGAAAACCCGGCATATACCGTACATGGGAAAAATGTCTCGAACAAGTAGAAAAACATGAAGGGGCAAAATACAAAAGTTTTACAAGCCTTGCGGAGGCGGAAAAAGCATTTCGGGAAGATTATGGAAAATATATTAAAAAAAATACGCAAAAAACCATCCCGGGAGAAATTAAACTTGCAGAAAAAAAACCTGAAATGAAATCATGGAGTGTGGATGCTGCATGGAATACAAAAACGGGAATTATGGAATACCGCGGTGTTGAAACCGAGACTGGGCGTGAAATATTTCACAAAGGCCCTTATGAAGATGCCACTAATAATATTGGTGAATTTCTGGCCGTTGTTCACGCACTGGCATTATTGAAGAAAAAAGGCATAAACATCCCCGTTTATAGTGATAGTAGTACCGCGATTAAATGGGTAAATGATAAAAAAACCAAAACCAAACTTATTCCCAGCGATAAAAATGCAGAAATTTTTGATTTAATTAATCGTGCAGAAAGCTGGCTGCAAAAAAATAATTATTCCAATCCTCTGTTAAAGTGGGATACAAAAATATGGGGTGAAATACCAGCAGATTTCGGAAGGAAATAA